One genomic window of Clostridium taeniosporum includes the following:
- a CDS encoding aldehyde dehydrogenase family protein, with translation MNDFNMIDIENIIKNVVKELTVNGQLPECNTDTTVAKKALNNNQLAGIENKIIGIVNNDEVQTGDYGVFDDINDAIEQAWIAEQEYMKVGLDKRTKIIEAFKSEVRKNVEELSRRTYEETRMGRYEDKILKNNLALDKTPGVEDLEAGVKTGDGGLTLYEMSPFGVIGAIAPSTNPTETIINNGISMLAAGNTVVFSPHPGAKNVSVFLVQLINKAIEKVNGPKNLIVTVRNPSIENTNIILSHPKINMICATGGPGIVKVALSSGKKAIGAGAGNPPVVVDETADIEKAAVDIIDGCSFDNNLPCICEKEVIVVDKVADYLKTCMSKYCALEITDKNIISQLEKLILTENRTVNKKFVGKNADYIMNQLGINIDPSIRVIFVEVEADHPFAVEELMMPILPIIRVKNVDEAIELGVKLEHGNRHTAIMHSKHIDNLSKFAKAVQTTIFVKNAPSYAGIGYGAEGHGTFTIAGPTGEGLTSARTFTRKRRCVMVDNFSIK, from the coding sequence ATGAATGATTTTAATATGATAGACATAGAAAATATAATTAAAAATGTTGTTAAAGAACTTACTGTAAATGGACAATTACCTGAATGTAATACAGATACAACTGTAGCTAAAAAAGCATTAAATAACAACCAATTGGCTGGTATTGAAAATAAGATAATAGGAATTGTAAATAATGATGAGGTACAAACTGGGGATTATGGAGTATTCGATGATATTAATGATGCAATCGAACAAGCATGGATAGCAGAGCAAGAATATATGAAAGTTGGGCTAGACAAAAGAACTAAAATAATTGAAGCCTTTAAATCAGAAGTTAGAAAAAATGTAGAAGAATTATCTCGCAGAACTTATGAAGAAACTAGGATGGGAAGATATGAGGATAAGATATTAAAAAATAACCTTGCCTTAGATAAAACACCAGGAGTAGAAGATCTTGAAGCAGGTGTAAAAACAGGAGACGGTGGATTAACTCTTTATGAAATGTCACCATTTGGAGTTATAGGAGCAATAGCACCATCAACTAATCCAACAGAAACAATAATAAATAATGGAATTTCAATGCTTGCAGCAGGTAATACAGTTGTATTTTCACCACATCCAGGGGCAAAAAATGTTTCAGTATTTTTAGTTCAACTTATTAATAAAGCAATAGAAAAAGTTAACGGTCCTAAGAACCTTATAGTAACAGTTAGAAATCCAAGTATAGAAAATACAAATATAATTTTATCACATCCTAAAATTAATATGATTTGTGCAACAGGTGGACCAGGAATTGTTAAAGTAGCATTGTCAAGTGGTAAAAAAGCAATAGGAGCTGGAGCTGGAAATCCACCAGTAGTAGTTGATGAAACAGCTGATATTGAAAAAGCAGCAGTTGACATCATAGACGGTTGTAGTTTTGATAATAATTTACCATGTATTTGTGAAAAAGAAGTAATAGTAGTAGATAAAGTTGCAGATTATTTGAAAACTTGTATGTCAAAATATTGTGCATTAGAAATAACTGATAAAAATATAATTTCACAATTAGAAAAACTTATTTTGACAGAAAATAGAACTGTGAATAAGAAATTTGTAGGAAAAAATGCTGATTATATAATGAATCAATTAGGAATTAATATAGATCCAAGTATAAGAGTTATCTTTGTAGAAGTAGAAGCTGATCATCCATTTGCAGTTGAAGAACTTATGATGCCAATTTTACCTATTATAAGAGTTAAAAATGTAGATGAAGCTATTGAACTTGGTGTTAAACTTGAACATGGAAATAGGCATACAGCTATAATGCATTCAAAACATATAGATAATTTAAGCAAATTTGCTAAAGCAGTTCAAACAACTATATTTGTTAAAAATGCGCCTTCATATGCAGGAATTGGATATGGAGCAGAAGGACATGGAACATTTACCATTGCAGGACCAACTGGAGAAGGGTTAACATCTGCAAGAACATTTACAAGAAAGAGAAGATGTGTAATGGTAGATAATTTCTCTATTAAATAG
- a CDS encoding 4Fe-4S dicluster domain-containing protein yields the protein MEKSFLDLIKDGGLIGAGGAGFPTHVKLNAKVEYVIVNGAECEPLLKVDQQLMAEKASELLYALNKIVEETEANKGVIALKGKYKAAMKNLSKKLVEYPKLELFELGNFYPAGDEQVTVYEVTKRVVPEGGIPLNVGVIVINVETLLNVYNALEGKPVTDKYLTITGEVKNPVTIKVPIGISVRQAIELAGGALIDEFEIIDGGPMMGKLIEDIDRPIKKNTKGLIVIPKNHNIVLSKKRNIQSMLKQARAACCHCSMCTEVCPRHLLGHKLEPDKIMRIASYGSTCSKEILPTSSFLCSECGLCEQVCVMGLQPWKLNSFFKGELAKNGVKNPNHNAPEKAENFRKYRKFPVHKLKQRLNIEKYDVEAPLQNEEYDFSEVVILRSQHIGVKAEPVISIGDRVEKGDLIGDIADDKLGAKIHASISGTIKEINDDSIVISK from the coding sequence GTGGAAAAAAGCTTTTTAGATTTAATAAAAGATGGTGGTTTAATCGGTGCCGGTGGGGCAGGTTTTCCAACTCATGTTAAATTAAATGCTAAAGTTGAATATGTTATTGTTAATGGTGCTGAGTGCGAACCACTTCTTAAAGTTGACCAACAATTAATGGCAGAAAAAGCTTCTGAACTTTTATACGCATTAAACAAGATAGTTGAAGAAACAGAAGCTAATAAAGGTGTTATTGCATTAAAAGGTAAGTATAAAGCTGCCATGAAAAACTTAAGTAAAAAGTTAGTAGAATATCCTAAACTAGAATTATTTGAACTTGGAAATTTTTATCCAGCAGGTGATGAACAGGTTACAGTTTATGAAGTAACAAAAAGAGTAGTTCCTGAAGGTGGGATTCCTTTAAATGTAGGAGTTATAGTTATAAATGTTGAAACATTATTAAATGTATATAATGCTTTAGAAGGAAAACCAGTTACAGATAAATATTTAACTATTACAGGGGAAGTAAAAAATCCTGTTACTATTAAAGTACCAATTGGAATATCAGTAAGGCAAGCTATTGAATTAGCTGGTGGAGCACTAATTGATGAATTTGAAATTATTGATGGTGGTCCAATGATGGGAAAATTAATAGAAGATATAGATAGACCCATAAAGAAAAACACTAAAGGTTTAATAGTTATACCTAAAAATCATAATATAGTTTTATCAAAGAAAAGAAATATACAGTCTATGTTAAAACAAGCAAGAGCAGCATGTTGCCATTGCTCAATGTGTACTGAAGTATGTCCAAGACATTTATTAGGGCACAAATTAGAACCAGATAAAATCATGAGAATAGCAAGTTATGGTAGTACTTGTAGTAAAGAAATTTTACCAACATCTTCATTTTTATGTAGTGAATGTGGTCTTTGCGAACAAGTTTGTGTTATGGGACTCCAACCTTGGAAGTTAAATAGCTTTTTTAAAGGAGAATTAGCTAAAAATGGAGTTAAAAATCCTAATCATAATGCGCCGGAAAAAGCAGAAAATTTTAGGAAATACAGAAAATTTCCAGTTCATAAATTAAAACAAAGATTAAATATAGAAAAATATGATGTGGAAGCACCACTTCAAAATGAAGAGTATGATTTTTCAGAAGTTGTAATTCTAAGGTCTCAGCATATAGGCGTTAAGGCTGAGCCAGTGATAAGTATTGGTGACAGAGTAGAAAAAGGTGATCTTATTGGAGATATAGCGGATGATAAATTAGGTGCAAAAATTCATGCTAGTATAAGTGGTACTATAAAAGAAATAAATGATGATAGTATTGTTATAAGTAAATAG
- a CDS encoding BMC domain-containing protein, producing the protein MRRSIGLLEFKSIAKGIESADEMVKSANVEIILATPMCPGKYIVILSGDVGDVTNAVGVGKEVGLSYLISEYTIASVHEKVFPAITATCDFDNISSIGIIETISAVSSVIAGDTALKAASVELLEIRIARGLGGKGYVILTGEVSAVKAAVEAAENKLAEDGDIIGTVVLPSPSKELIQTLL; encoded by the coding sequence ATGAGAAGATCTATTGGATTACTAGAATTTAAAAGTATTGCAAAGGGAATTGAATCAGCAGATGAAATGGTCAAGTCTGCTAATGTGGAGATTATTTTAGCTACTCCAATGTGTCCAGGAAAATATATAGTAATATTATCAGGAGATGTAGGAGATGTTACTAATGCTGTAGGTGTAGGAAAAGAAGTTGGACTTAGCTATCTTATAAGTGAATATACAATAGCTAGTGTACATGAAAAAGTATTTCCAGCAATAACAGCCACTTGCGACTTTGATAATATTTCATCTATTGGAATTATTGAGACAATATCTGCAGTTTCTTCTGTAATCGCAGGTGATACAGCTTTAAAAGCTGCAAGTGTAGAACTTTTGGAAATAAGAATTGCAAGAGGACTTGGAGGAAAAGGATATGTTATTCTTACTGGAGAAGTATCAGCTGTGAAAGCAGCAGTAGAAGCAGCTGAAAATAAACTTGCAGAAGATGGAGATATTATAGGAACTGTAGTTTTACCTTCACCAAGTAAAGAATTAATACAAACATTGCTATAA
- a CDS encoding putative ABC transporter permease, producing the protein MSYTFFNFIIYSFIGWIIEEVYYFCTKGKFKEDGFLIGPFKPMYGIVVSVLIVLNNYLYDKTSIMIMFCFFVPSIIEYISGYLLKSIFNKVYWDYSKLKYNLDGLVSLKFSAYWTLMTFLGLKYIEPFFHNIFIRNESIFLGLTVMLTIYLSVDFYLTVHSLLKTNNVSSI; encoded by the coding sequence ATGAGTTATACATTTTTTAATTTTATTATTTATTCTTTTATAGGATGGATTATTGAAGAAGTATACTATTTTTGCACAAAAGGAAAATTTAAGGAAGATGGTTTTTTAATAGGTCCATTTAAACCCATGTATGGTATAGTTGTAAGCGTTTTGATAGTGTTAAATAATTATCTTTATGATAAAACATCAATAATGATAATGTTCTGTTTTTTTGTACCATCTATAATAGAATATATAAGTGGATATTTATTAAAAAGTATATTTAATAAAGTGTATTGGGATTATTCTAAATTAAAATATAATTTAGATGGATTAGTCAGTCTTAAATTTTCTGCATACTGGACTTTAATGACATTTTTAGGATTAAAATACATTGAACCATTTTTTCATAATATTTTTATAAGAAATGAAAGTATATTTTTAGGATTAACAGTCATGTTAACTATTTACTTATCAGTAGATTTTTATTTAACAGTACATAGTTTATTGAAAACAAATAATGTAAGCAGTATTTAA
- a CDS encoding phosphate-starvation-inducible PsiE family protein → MKKQIYIKIAHYFEAALAIVVMLLVLLSTIDVLKHIFNIFIINSGTMVEYQEINDLLGQIFLLIIGIELVIMLSLHTPDTIVEVLLYAIARKLLLLPKEGAMVELLLGVIAIAGLFMIRRYLINKNPLAEGKD, encoded by the coding sequence ATGAAAAAACAAATTTATATTAAAATAGCTCATTATTTTGAAGCAGCTTTAGCAATAGTAGTTATGTTATTGGTTCTATTATCTACAATAGATGTTTTAAAACATATTTTTAATATTTTTATAATAAATAGTGGTACTATGGTAGAGTATCAGGAAATTAATGATTTGTTAGGACAAATCTTTTTATTAATAATAGGAATAGAGCTTGTTATAATGCTTTCACTACACACACCTGATACAATTGTAGAAGTTTTACTTTATGCAATAGCTAGAAAATTGTTATTACTTCCTAAAGAAGGTGCAATGGTTGAATTATTACTAGGAGTTATTGCAATAGCAGGATTATTTATGATAAGAAGATATTTAATAAATAAAAATCCATTGGCTGAAGGAAAAGATTAA
- a CDS encoding response regulator transcription factor, which yields MNLYNVLIVEDEKEICDAIAIYLNNQGYNVFKAQNGIEGLDIINNETIHLAIVDIMMPKMDGIKMTMKLRENFDFPVIMLSAKSEEMDKIMGLNIGADDYITKPFNPMELLARVNSQLRRYSKYLNVINDLEEKSTKFIIDGLELNAETKEVLVDEEPVKLTPIEFKILHLLIKSPGRVFSADEIYEKVWNENAVNTDTVMVHVRNIREKIEIDPKNPKYLRVVWGVGYKIEKYK from the coding sequence ATGAATTTATACAATGTTTTAATAGTTGAAGATGAAAAAGAAATATGTGATGCAATTGCAATATATTTAAATAACCAAGGATACAATGTTTTTAAAGCTCAAAATGGAATTGAGGGTTTAGATATAATAAATAATGAAACAATTCATTTAGCTATAGTAGATATAATGATGCCTAAGATGGATGGAATTAAAATGACAATGAAACTTAGAGAAAATTTTGATTTTCCTGTTATAATGTTATCTGCTAAATCAGAGGAAATGGACAAGATAATGGGTCTTAATATTGGAGCTGATGATTATATTACTAAACCATTTAACCCTATGGAGTTACTGGCAAGGGTTAATTCTCAACTTAGAAGATATTCTAAATATTTAAATGTAATAAATGATTTAGAAGAAAAGAGTACTAAATTTATAATAGATGGTTTAGAGTTAAATGCAGAAACAAAAGAAGTACTTGTTGATGAAGAACCAGTAAAATTAACACCTATAGAATTTAAAATATTACATTTATTAATTAAAAGTCCTGGAAGAGTATTTTCAGCAGATGAAATATATGAAAAAGTATGGAATGAAAATGCAGTAAATACTGATACTGTTATGGTACATGTAAGAAATATAAGAGAAAAAATAGAAATTGACCCGAAAAATCCAAAGTATTTGAGGGTCGTATGGGGAGTTGGGTATAAAATTGAAAAGTATAAATAG
- a CDS encoding sensor histidine kinase: MKSINRNPYFINIITILILVMTSIGIISFYPKMGDLAQNTKVSSPYEDYNLLREIHNSSYVLYKDLLEKEQGNNLKFSNVYIQDINSNPEEYKDDIVQKNHIENIESHVNSEIGVWEENLSRNFKNLDYLVSNKNGDIIKTNNENPLQELVSQSNSEELKKLQDIYAFYMVAQFNEEGNIRINTVYGADEFNVRNNFIDSGFRNLINTYDDTVKFNKIKDTTFIYAIPKELKYNDEISRTIEDSNININSDAIISITLIILCTILILSLLVPYKKGKEILGIKYIFRIPFEILVFIFGWAAIMCGISSCSSILHTLEGDFGKTWVGFGINSDFDWILASGINTIMWSLIIYAILAGVMFLKHIFKTGFTKYLKENLLIIKIFKRVIDYTKNIDLTDKSNKFIIKILAVNFIVLMFICIIWIFGILASIVYTVVLFVILRKYFNDIREKYEILLNATNEIAKGNLDVKINKDLGLFNPFKEEIEKIQQGFKKAVDEEVKSQKMKTELISNVSHDLKTPLTSIITYVDLLKDESISEEDRKSYVNTIDKKSQRLKFLIEDLFEVSKATSGNVKLNLVNVDIVELMRQTQIELNDKIEDSGLILKNNFSKNKIILNLDSQKTFRIFENLINNIIKYAMKNSRVYIDILEEDSYVKIILKNISEVEIDFNPDEIVERFARGDLSRNTEGSGLGLAISKSFVELQGGTFKIEVDGDLFKVIIEFKI, encoded by the coding sequence TTGAAAAGTATAAATAGAAATCCGTATTTTATAAATATAATTACAATCTTAATATTAGTAATGACATCAATTGGAATAATTAGTTTTTATCCTAAAATGGGAGATTTAGCGCAAAATACAAAGGTTTCTTCACCTTATGAAGACTATAATCTTTTACGCGAGATTCATAATAGTAGCTATGTTTTATATAAAGATCTTTTAGAAAAAGAACAAGGTAATAACTTGAAATTTTCAAATGTTTATATACAAGATATAAATAGTAATCCAGAAGAATATAAGGATGATATAGTACAAAAGAATCATATAGAGAATATAGAAAGTCATGTTAATTCTGAAATTGGAGTTTGGGAAGAAAATTTATCAAGAAATTTTAAAAATCTTGATTATTTGGTAAGTAATAAAAATGGAGATATAATAAAAACAAATAATGAAAATCCATTACAAGAGTTGGTATCGCAGAGCAATTCAGAGGAATTGAAAAAATTACAAGACATTTATGCATTTTATATGGTTGCACAATTTAATGAAGAAGGAAATATTAGAATAAATACAGTTTATGGTGCAGATGAATTTAATGTACGAAATAACTTTATAGATTCTGGTTTTAGAAACTTAATTAATACTTATGATGATACAGTTAAATTCAATAAAATAAAAGATACTACTTTTATTTATGCTATACCTAAAGAGTTAAAATATAATGATGAAATAAGCAGAACCATAGAAGATTCCAATATTAATATAAATAGTGATGCAATAATTTCAATTACTTTAATAATATTATGTACAATATTAATATTATCGTTATTAGTTCCATATAAAAAAGGTAAAGAGATACTTGGAATTAAGTATATATTTAGAATCCCATTTGAAATTCTTGTATTTATATTTGGATGGGCAGCCATAATGTGTGGTATATCATCTTGTTCATCAATATTGCATACTTTAGAGGGTGATTTTGGAAAGACATGGGTTGGATTTGGTATAAATTCTGATTTTGATTGGATATTAGCAAGTGGTATAAATACAATTATGTGGAGTTTAATAATATATGCTATATTAGCAGGTGTTATGTTTTTAAAACATATATTTAAAACTGGATTTACTAAATATTTAAAAGAAAATTTACTTATTATAAAAATATTTAAGAGAGTAATTGATTATACTAAAAATATTGATTTAACTGATAAGTCTAATAAATTTATTATTAAAATATTAGCTGTGAATTTTATAGTTCTTATGTTTATTTGTATTATATGGATTTTTGGAATACTGGCATCCATTGTATATACAGTGGTGTTATTTGTAATTTTAAGAAAATATTTTAATGATATTAGAGAAAAATATGAAATACTTCTTAATGCTACAAATGAAATTGCAAAAGGAAACTTAGATGTCAAGATAAATAAAGATTTAGGTTTATTTAATCCTTTTAAAGAGGAAATAGAAAAAATTCAACAAGGATTTAAGAAGGCAGTTGATGAAGAAGTAAAAAGCCAAAAGATGAAAACAGAACTTATTTCAAATGTATCTCATGATTTAAAAACTCCACTTACATCAATAATAACTTATGTTGATTTGTTAAAAGATGAAAGTATAAGTGAAGAAGATCGCAAATCATATGTAAATACAATAGATAAAAAATCTCAGAGATTAAAGTTTTTAATAGAAGACTTATTTGAAGTAAGTAAAGCAACAAGTGGAAATGTTAAACTTAATCTTGTTAATGTTGATATAGTTGAACTTATGAGACAAACTCAAATTGAGTTGAATGATAAAATAGAAGATTCTGGTTTGATCTTAAAAAATAATTTTTCAAAAAATAAAATTATATTAAATTTAGATAGTCAGAAGACATTTAGAATATTTGAGAATCTAATAAACAATATAATTAAGTATGCAATGAAAAATTCAAGAGTTTATATTGATATTTTAGAAGAAGATAGTTATGTAAAAATAATACTAAAAAATATATCTGAAGTTGAAATAGATTTTAATCCAGATGAAATTGTTGAAAGGTTTGCTAGAGGAGATTTATCACGTAATACAGAAGGATCGGGATTAGGTCTTGCTATTTCAAAGAGTTTTGTAGAACTTCAAGGTGGAACTTTTAAAATAGAAGTAGATGGAGATCTTTTTAAAGTTATAATTGAATTTAAAATATAA
- a CDS encoding heme NO-binding domain-containing protein — MKGTVVSTWMTTNRKLFGDLIVDKAMDYVGWGRGKIFSPIENIDDNEVKKIMSYIAKEQNMDVGMLWRKIGQDNIKSFSKDYPAFFRHDNLYSFLKSMFDVHVVMTKKFKGAKPPLVLIEPISNKEAIFSYNSSRGMFDYFLGMLDGACEYFNEKVEKKELSRTSTELKVKLIFEKNIYYNKKYFFNNVLSFGFIKNFGVKAGIFTFLISAIVMIPMLGIDNIFKSLIGSFISGIGTFCGISLMMSPVNSIKEEINRIINNQYNLDGQITTKDFFEDIYNLLKNHKEVIQADFVGFKGVTDEMNTFVNNINTISDSMNHTSTEIGGVVEQVANGAVMQAQNTDNAVQALNENIQSLKNIVEKENTNKLQLEDAVEKINNSYENVDNTSENILKSLDTFNEVKDKSTRLEGKAKDITSIVSIVSGISEQTNLLALNASIEAARAGEQGKGFAVVAESIRKLAEQSKDAVQEINSNLKQFVEEIKSLVDDIEIQYDLLEKQTDSLGVVRNISFEANKSVQNVATSMIETINKLNTEADSISKVYDSIESLAAIAQENSASSEEVSANVINYTNEIKKLIDNIHDFKGITETFKNDLEKYKI, encoded by the coding sequence ATGAAGGGAACAGTTGTATCAACATGGATGACAACAAATAGAAAGCTATTTGGAGATTTAATTGTTGATAAAGCCATGGATTATGTTGGCTGGGGAAGAGGTAAAATATTTTCTCCAATTGAAAATATTGATGATAATGAAGTAAAAAAGATAATGTCATATATAGCCAAAGAACAAAATATGGATGTTGGAATGTTATGGAGAAAAATAGGACAAGATAATATAAAATCTTTTAGTAAAGATTATCCAGCGTTTTTTAGACACGATAATTTATATTCATTTTTAAAATCTATGTTTGATGTTCATGTAGTAATGACAAAAAAGTTTAAGGGAGCAAAACCCCCGTTAGTTTTAATTGAACCAATATCAAATAAAGAAGCTATATTTAGTTATAATTCTTCTAGAGGTATGTTTGACTATTTTCTTGGAATGTTGGATGGAGCATGTGAGTATTTTAATGAAAAAGTGGAGAAAAAAGAATTATCAAGGACAAGTACAGAATTAAAGGTTAAACTTATTTTTGAAAAAAATATATACTACAATAAAAAATATTTTTTTAATAATGTACTTTCCTTTGGATTTATTAAAAATTTTGGTGTAAAAGCAGGGATATTTACATTTTTAATTTCAGCAATAGTTATGATACCTATGTTAGGAATAGATAATATATTTAAATCTTTGATTGGAAGTTTTATATCTGGTATTGGGACATTTTGTGGAATTTCACTGATGATGTCTCCTGTTAATTCTATAAAAGAAGAGATTAATAGAATTATAAATAACCAATATAATTTGGACGGACAAATTACAACAAAGGATTTTTTTGAAGATATATATAATTTACTTAAAAATCATAAAGAAGTTATACAAGCAGATTTTGTTGGATTTAAAGGTGTAACAGATGAAATGAACACTTTTGTAAATAATATAAATACAATTTCTGATTCAATGAATCATACTTCTACTGAAATAGGAGGAGTTGTTGAACAAGTTGCAAATGGTGCTGTTATGCAAGCACAAAATACAGATAATGCAGTACAAGCGCTTAATGAAAATATTCAATCATTAAAAAATATAGTAGAGAAAGAAAATACAAACAAGTTACAACTTGAGGATGCAGTGGAAAAGATAAATAATAGTTATGAAAATGTAGATAATACTAGTGAAAATATATTAAAATCTTTAGATACATTTAATGAAGTTAAGGATAAGAGCACACGTCTTGAAGGAAAGGCAAAAGATATAACAAGTATAGTTTCTATAGTTTCTGGAATATCTGAACAAACTAATTTACTTGCTTTAAATGCATCTATTGAGGCAGCTAGAGCTGGAGAACAAGGAAAAGGTTTTGCTGTCGTAGCTGAATCAATAAGAAAATTAGCAGAACAATCAAAAGATGCAGTACAAGAAATAAATTCGAATTTAAAGCAATTTGTAGAAGAAATAAAATCTTTAGTAGACGATATAGAAATACAATATGATTTGTTAGAAAAGCAAACAGATAGTTTAGGTGTTGTTAGAAATATAAGTTTTGAAGCTAATAAATCTGTACAAAATGTAGCCACATCAATGATAGAGACAATAAATAAATTGAATACTGAAGCAGATTCTATATCAAAAGTGTATGATAGTATAGAATCATTAGCAGCTATTGCTCAAGAAAATTCAGCATCTTCAGAAGAAGTAAGTGCTAATGTAATAAATTACACTAATGAAATTAAGAAACTTATAGATAATATACATGATTTTAAAGGAATTACTGAGACATTTAAGAATGATTTAGAAAAATATAAAATTTAA
- a CDS encoding Na+/H+ antiporter NhaC family protein, producing MKKKASIKSLLPLLVFLIVYVGVSILAGDMYAVSVIIPFSAASVVALAMNREKKLNEKLEIFCKGSGHSNVILMILIFILAGAFAQVAKDMGAVDSTVNLGLSILPTNLLTVGLFLIACFIALSVGTSMGTIVALVPIAVGIADKTGVLVALSVGAVVSGAMFGDNLSIISDTTIAATRTQGCEMRDKFKMNFKIVVPAAILTAIIFGILTRNAATAGVEELQYSLAKIIPYIVVIASALIGLNVVVVLFVGIIIAAVIGFIYGSFDVVGLCSSISTGISGMSELIIISLLIAGTIALIKENGGIEYILNKGLKRFKNKRNAELGIATLVSLVDVCTANNTIAIVTVGPIAKNISDEFDLEPKRVAGIMDMFSCVFQGIIPYGAQLISAAGLAAISPFAIMQYLFYPYLMGICALISIFIYHSNKMQKLRSKKAA from the coding sequence ATGAAGAAAAAAGCAAGTATAAAATCTTTATTACCATTATTAGTATTTTTAATAGTATATGTAGGAGTATCAATACTCGCAGGTGATATGTATGCTGTATCTGTAATTATTCCATTTTCAGCAGCATCAGTAGTTGCTTTAGCTATGAATAGAGAAAAAAAATTAAATGAAAAATTGGAGATATTTTGTAAAGGGTCAGGACACAGCAATGTAATATTGATGATATTAATATTCATATTGGCAGGAGCATTTGCCCAAGTAGCTAAGGATATGGGAGCAGTAGATTCTACTGTAAATCTAGGTCTATCAATTTTACCAACTAATTTATTAACAGTAGGTTTATTTTTAATAGCATGTTTTATAGCACTTTCTGTTGGAACTTCAATGGGAACAATAGTCGCATTAGTACCAATTGCTGTTGGTATAGCAGATAAAACAGGCGTATTAGTTGCCTTATCGGTTGGTGCAGTAGTTAGTGGAGCTATGTTTGGAGATAACTTATCAATAATTTCTGATACTACTATAGCAGCAACAAGAACTCAAGGTTGTGAAATGAGAGATAAGTTTAAAATGAACTTTAAAATAGTGGTTCCTGCTGCAATATTAACAGCAATAATATTTGGAATATTAACAAGAAATGCTGCTACAGCAGGTGTAGAAGAATTACAGTATAGTTTAGCAAAAATAATTCCATATATTGTAGTAATAGCATCAGCGTTAATAGGATTAAATGTTGTGGTAGTTTTATTTGTAGGAATAATAATTGCTGCAGTTATTGGATTTATTTATGGTAGTTTTGATGTGGTTGGATTATGTAGTTCAATATCTACTGGAATATCAGGAATGAGTGAATTAATAATTATATCATTATTAATAGCAGGAACAATTGCTTTAATTAAAGAAAATGGTGGAATTGAGTATATATTAAATAAAGGATTAAAAAGATTTAAGAATAAAAGAAATGCAGAACTTGGAATAGCAACTTTAGTAAGTTTAGTTGATGTATGTACTGCTAACAATACTATAGCAATAGTAACAGTTGGTCCAATAGCTAAAAATATTTCTGATGAATTTGATTTAGAACCAAAAAGAGTTGCAGGAATAATGGATATGTTTTCTTGTGTATTCCAAGGAATAATTCCATATGGAGCTCAATTAATTTCAGCAGCTGGATTAGCAGCAATATCACCTTTTGCTATAATGCAATATTTATTTTACCCTTATTTAATGGGCATATGTGCTTTAATATCAATATTTATATATCATAGCAACAAGATGCAAAAATTAAGATCTAAAAAAGCAGCATAA